From one Planctomicrobium piriforme genomic stretch:
- a CDS encoding sodium-translocating pyrophosphatase, which yields MSAVKRGLLLGAGSLLLLCSNTAEAGEADLRIAPFRPFGFEWWLMLGGMLVCCGGLAFGFAMYRRLKSLPVHRSMLEISELIYATCQAYLLTQGKFLLLLQVLVGGVMVYYFGVLAKKPAFDVAVILLFSVLGILGSYGVAWFGIRINTLANSRAAFGVLRGLPWPASSIPLQAGIAIGTVLISVELLLMLGVLLFLPNRLAGASFIGFAIGESLGASVLRIAGGIFTKIADIGSDLMKIVYGIQEDDARNPGVIADCTGDNAGDSVGPTADGFETYGVTGVALISFITLAIRAPGGTQADTDALQVLLLTWIFFLRAVMVLTSLGAYWINHQISQRRYASRTEMNFEAPLEQLVWMTSGLSIALTYAASYFLLKNMAGDPTLWWKLATIISCGTLAGAVIPALVRVFTSTKSRHVREVIEASREGGASLNILSGLIAGNFSCFWLGLAIVALMAVGNAFAWQGAQNLMISPQAASVFAFGLIAFGFLGMGPVTIAVDSYGPVTDNAQSVFELSQIESLPGIEAEIERDFGFIPQFAAAKHYLEDNDGAGNTFKATAKPVLIGTAVVGATTLVFAIIVMLTEGMTTGLENLSILHAPFLFGLILGGAVIYWFTGATMQAVTTGAYRAVEYIKQHIRLDQSGARASDEDSKRVVEICTQYAQWGMLNIFMTILCITLAFACFDNYLFIGYLIGLAVFGLYQAIFMANAGGAWDNAKKVVEVELKMKNTPLHEATIVGDTVGDPFKDTSSVSLNPVIKFSTLFGLLALEVAIQLSAGGQETLRQSAAWVFLALALVFVYRSFYSMRIKTNAAV from the coding sequence ATGTCCGCCGTCAAACGTGGTTTGCTCCTAGGGGCCGGGAGCTTGCTTCTACTGTGTTCGAACACTGCCGAAGCTGGAGAAGCCGACCTGCGGATTGCTCCGTTTCGCCCGTTCGGATTTGAATGGTGGCTGATGCTGGGAGGGATGCTGGTCTGCTGCGGCGGACTGGCCTTCGGCTTCGCCATGTACCGGCGACTCAAGAGTCTGCCGGTCCACCGGTCGATGCTGGAGATCTCCGAACTCATCTATGCGACCTGCCAGGCCTATTTGCTCACGCAGGGGAAATTTCTCCTGTTGCTCCAAGTCCTCGTCGGCGGCGTGATGGTCTACTACTTCGGCGTTCTCGCGAAGAAGCCGGCGTTCGATGTGGCGGTGATCCTGCTGTTCAGCGTTCTGGGAATTCTCGGCAGCTACGGAGTCGCCTGGTTCGGCATCCGCATCAACACGCTCGCGAACAGCCGCGCCGCCTTCGGAGTGCTGCGGGGCCTGCCCTGGCCGGCGTCATCGATTCCCCTGCAGGCGGGCATCGCCATCGGGACGGTGCTTATCAGCGTCGAATTGCTGTTGATGCTGGGGGTGTTGCTGTTTCTCCCAAATCGTCTGGCGGGCGCCAGCTTCATCGGGTTTGCGATCGGGGAATCGCTCGGCGCCTCGGTGTTGCGAATCGCCGGCGGGATCTTCACCAAGATTGCAGACATCGGTTCGGACCTGATGAAGATCGTTTACGGAATCCAGGAAGACGACGCCCGCAACCCTGGCGTGATCGCCGACTGCACCGGCGACAACGCGGGCGATTCGGTCGGTCCCACCGCCGACGGGTTTGAAACCTACGGCGTGACCGGCGTGGCGCTCATCTCGTTCATCACGCTGGCGATTCGCGCTCCCGGCGGGACGCAGGCCGACACGGACGCACTGCAGGTTCTGCTGCTGACGTGGATCTTCTTCCTCCGCGCGGTGATGGTGTTGACCTCACTCGGGGCCTACTGGATCAATCACCAGATTTCCCAGCGACGATACGCGTCGCGAACGGAGATGAACTTCGAAGCGCCGCTCGAACAATTGGTGTGGATGACATCAGGCCTGTCGATCGCGCTGACGTATGCGGCGTCTTACTTCCTGCTGAAAAATATGGCCGGCGATCCAACGCTGTGGTGGAAGCTGGCAACGATCATCAGTTGCGGCACACTGGCCGGGGCAGTGATCCCGGCACTCGTGCGGGTGTTCACATCGACAAAATCGCGGCATGTGCGGGAGGTCATCGAAGCCTCCCGAGAAGGGGGGGCCTCGCTCAATATTCTCTCGGGCCTCATCGCCGGCAATTTCTCCTGTTTCTGGCTGGGCCTGGCGATTGTCGCATTGATGGCAGTGGGCAACGCCTTTGCCTGGCAGGGCGCCCAGAATCTGATGATCAGCCCGCAGGCGGCGTCGGTGTTCGCTTTCGGCCTGATCGCGTTCGGGTTCCTGGGCATGGGGCCTGTGACTATCGCCGTCGACTCTTATGGCCCCGTCACCGACAACGCACAATCGGTGTTTGAACTTTCCCAGATCGAATCGCTGCCGGGGATTGAAGCGGAAATCGAACGCGACTTCGGGTTCATCCCACAGTTCGCGGCGGCGAAGCACTATCTCGAAGACAACGACGGGGCAGGGAACACGTTCAAGGCAACGGCCAAGCCGGTTTTGATCGGCACCGCCGTCGTCGGCGCCACAACGCTGGTGTTCGCCATTATTGTGATGCTGACCGAAGGCATGACGACGGGCCTGGAAAACCTGTCGATCCTGCATGCCCCGTTTTTGTTCGGGCTGATTCTCGGCGGAGCGGTCATTTACTGGTTCACCGGCGCGACGATGCAGGCCGTGACCACCGGCGCCTACCGCGCGGTCGAGTACATCAAGCAACACATTCGACTGGACCAGTCCGGCGCTCGGGCCTCCGACGAGGATTCCAAGCGCGTTGTCGAGATCTGCACGCAATACGCCCAGTGGGGGATGCTCAACATCTTCATGACCATTCTGTGCATCACGCTCGCCTTCGCCTGCTTCGACAACTACCTGTTCATCGGCTATCTGATCGGGCTGGCCGTGTTCGGCCTGTACCAAGCCATCTTCATGGCAAACGCCGGCGGTGCCTGGGACAACGCCAAAAAGGTCGTCGAAGTGGAACTGAAGATGAAGAACACCCCGCTGCATGAGGCGACCATCGTGGGGGATACCGTGGGCGATCCGTTCAAGGACACCTCCTCGGTCTCGCTCAACCCAGTCATCAAGTTCAGCACGCTGTTCGGCCTGCTGGCGCTGGAAGTGGCGATTCAGTTGTCGGCCGGCGGTCAGGAGACCTTGCGGCAATCGGCAGCCTGGGTCTTTCTCGCCTTGGCGCTGGTGTTCGTCTACCGATCGTTCTACAGCATGCGAATCAAAACGAACGCTGCCGTCTAA